A genomic region of Lachnoclostridium edouardi contains the following coding sequences:
- a CDS encoding LysR family transcriptional regulator codes for MNLQFLRYAAEVEKTGSFTQAAENLYMNQPHLSRAVRELEKEMGFSIFNRTGRGIVPTEAGEEFLRHAKEVLAKVDQLEQLKDKNEKKKYCLCLAAVRAEYIQNAVAAFAAEHTGEKEMSLHFEETGAREVISRVGEKVCSLGITRYPSAYASYYQKLMKEKNLVYHELVSFPYLVVMKKNHSLAEKKELTYLDLAQYTEVIYGSEIIPDFSFSADSQEGKKCIYVQDKDSGRQMVKLVPGAYMWDAPGSEALNLSQGLVQRICSRPGNEYKDVAIYRQDCRQTEAEKRLLRIVENEAVKSNKIIERITK; via the coding sequence ATGAATTTACAGTTTTTGCGGTATGCAGCGGAAGTAGAAAAGACAGGTTCCTTTACTCAGGCAGCTGAAAATCTGTATATGAATCAGCCTCACCTGAGCAGGGCTGTCAGGGAGTTGGAAAAGGAAATGGGGTTTTCCATTTTCAACAGAACCGGCAGAGGAATTGTGCCTACAGAGGCAGGGGAGGAATTTTTGCGCCATGCCAAAGAGGTGCTGGCAAAGGTGGACCAGCTGGAGCAGCTGAAAGACAAAAATGAAAAGAAAAAATATTGTCTTTGTCTGGCGGCAGTCAGGGCAGAATATATTCAAAATGCAGTGGCTGCTTTTGCAGCAGAACATACAGGTGAAAAGGAAATGTCCCTTCATTTTGAAGAAACAGGGGCCAGAGAAGTGATTTCCCGTGTAGGAGAAAAAGTCTGCAGCCTGGGGATTACCCGCTATCCAAGCGCCTATGCCTCTTATTATCAGAAGCTGATGAAAGAAAAAAATCTGGTCTACCATGAGCTGGTCAGCTTCCCTTACTTGGTGGTTATGAAGAAAAATCATTCCTTAGCTGAAAAGAAGGAGCTTACATATTTAGATTTAGCCCAGTATACTGAGGTCATATATGGAAGCGAAATCATTCCGGATTTTAGTTTCAGCGCAGATTCCCAGGAGGGGAAAAAATGTATTTATGTTCAGGATAAGGACAGCGGCCGTCAAATGGTGAAGCTGGTGCCCGGAGCATATATGTGGGACGCCCCCGGCTCAGAAGCTTTGAACCTTTCTCAGGGACTGGTGCAGAGAATCTGCAGCCGCCCGGGAAATGAATATAAGGACGTGGCTATTTACAGGCAGGACTGCAGGCAGACAGAGGCAGAAAAACGTTTGTTGCGTATTGTGGAGAATGAGGCTGTTAAAAGTAATAAGATAATAGAAAGAATAACAAAGTGA
- a CDS encoding dihydrofolate reductase, whose protein sequence is MNIIAAVDKNWAIGKQGGLLVSIPDDMKLFREETLGKVVVMGRKTLESLPGGQPLYGRTNIVLTSDKNYKVKGAIICHSLKEALWELERYPSEDVFIAGGQSIYEQFLPYCNIAHITWIDFTYEADTWMENLDKHPQWKMILESEEQTYFNLCYSFRMYKRVKQTF, encoded by the coding sequence ATGAATATAATTGCGGCAGTAGATAAAAATTGGGCTATAGGAAAGCAGGGAGGCCTTCTTGTATCTATACCTGACGATATGAAGCTGTTTAGGGAGGAAACTCTTGGAAAGGTTGTAGTTATGGGAAGAAAAACCCTGGAAAGCCTGCCTGGGGGACAGCCTTTATATGGAAGAACTAATATTGTGCTTACCTCTGACAAAAACTACAAGGTAAAGGGAGCCATTATCTGCCACAGCTTAAAGGAGGCTTTATGGGAGCTGGAAAGATACCCGTCAGAAGACGTTTTTATAGCCGGAGGACAAAGTATTTATGAACAGTTTCTGCCGTACTGCAATATAGCCCATATTACCTGGATTGATTTTACGTATGAGGCTGATACGTGGATGGAAAATCTGGACAAGCATCCTCAGTGGAAAATGATTTTGGAAAGCGAGGAGCAAACATATTTTAACTTATGTTATTCTTTCAGAATGTACAAGAGGGTAAAGCAGACATTTTAG
- a CDS encoding carbohydrate kinase family protein, protein MRERKAVVAGHICLDITPVFPEKRGDNLKTGEERQEKVENLLKPGNLVNVGTAQVNTGGVVANTGLAMKKMGITVCLMGKTGEDEFGRIIRSILKEYGSEQGLITDPASSTSYSIVLAMPGIDRIFFHNPGANHTFSYSDISWEKVEEADLFHFGYPPLMKQMYKDQGKELSKVFQKADETGVITSLDLAAVEPDSEPGRENWEEILKNVLPYVDFFVPSFEELCFMIDRERYEKLVKAAGTREITEVMSLENDVKPLAKKAKELGAKSILIKCGAPGIYYKMGNANELKKAGQRLGQSMEDWADREGFEKSYKPAAVLSGTGAGDTTIAGFLSAMLKGRSLEMCLKVAAATGASCVEAYDALGGILTVEEQEKRIEQGLKKQDFKRGGTLWEEN, encoded by the coding sequence ATGAGGGAAAGAAAAGCAGTTGTGGCGGGCCACATTTGCCTGGACATTACCCCTGTGTTTCCGGAAAAAAGAGGGGATAATTTGAAAACCGGAGAGGAAAGACAGGAAAAGGTGGAGAACCTGTTAAAGCCTGGAAATCTGGTAAATGTTGGGACGGCTCAGGTAAATACTGGAGGCGTGGTGGCTAATACAGGGCTGGCCATGAAAAAAATGGGAATCACCGTCTGCCTTATGGGAAAAACCGGGGAAGATGAGTTTGGCAGAATTATCCGGTCTATTTTAAAGGAATATGGCAGTGAGCAGGGTCTGATTACAGACCCTGCTTCCTCCACCTCCTACAGTATTGTGTTGGCTATGCCGGGAATAGACAGGATTTTTTTCCACAATCCAGGGGCGAATCATACATTTTCCTATTCTGACATAAGCTGGGAGAAGGTGGAGGAGGCTGATTTATTCCACTTTGGTTATCCGCCTTTGATGAAGCAGATGTACAAAGATCAGGGAAAAGAGCTGTCAAAAGTATTTCAAAAGGCAGATGAAACAGGGGTAATTACTTCTTTAGATTTAGCGGCTGTAGAGCCGGATTCAGAGCCTGGAAGGGAAAACTGGGAGGAAATTCTTAAAAATGTATTGCCTTATGTAGACTTTTTTGTGCCCAGTTTTGAAGAGCTGTGTTTTATGATTGACAGGGAACGATATGAGAAACTGGTAAAAGCAGCGGGAACAAGGGAGATTACAGAAGTAATGTCTCTTGAAAATGATGTAAAGCCATTGGCTAAAAAGGCCAAAGAATTAGGGGCTAAAAGTATTCTCATTAAGTGCGGGGCCCCTGGAATTTATTATAAAATGGGAAATGCTAATGAGCTGAAAAAAGCGGGACAAAGGCTGGGACAGTCTATGGAGGACTGGGCTGACAGAGAAGGATTTGAAAAAAGCTATAAGCCTGCTGCAGTTTTATCAGGCACAGGGGCCGGAGACACTACAATCGCCGGGTTCTTATCTGCAATGTTAAAGGGGCGTTCCTTAGAAATGTGTTTAAAGGTGGCGGCGGCTACAGGAGCCAGCTGTGTGGAAGCCTATGACGCTTTAGGAGGAATTCTTACAGTAGAGGAACAGGAAAAACGTATTGAGCAGGGATTAAAAAAGCAGGATTTTAAGAGAGGAGGCACACTATGGGAAGAAAACTAA
- a CDS encoding AraC family transcriptional regulator, producing the protein MKNQYEIISHTTIHSFKIFLVNLLYREPHVHGDIEICYILEGSVIMCSAGQKLCFKKNDFVIFNSCQPHEIYGDENNPALILALQVSPSFCKDYFPKIQDLDFSFCLCNSCLSPQDANIFQGTLLELSRLYFSKSQGFEFRCISLLNLLFYYIITAVPYNQAEPEEKNRILIRNQRIQRISQYIQEHYTEKLLLTQMAEAEGLTVSYLSHFFKEHFHLSFQEYLSSIRCEKARQLLLLTEHGLLDICLESGFSDIKYMNKAFFKKYGCTPRQYRKDILKAPLPVQQKTILSTQNFFSDTTSLVLLEQYFLNAEKILKEYSLGKVL; encoded by the coding sequence TTGAAAAACCAATACGAGATTATTTCCCACACAACCATTCACAGTTTTAAAATTTTTCTGGTAAATCTTTTATATAGAGAGCCTCACGTTCATGGGGATATAGAAATATGCTATATTTTAGAAGGTTCTGTTATCATGTGCTCTGCAGGCCAAAAGCTTTGTTTTAAGAAAAATGATTTTGTAATTTTTAATTCCTGCCAACCCCATGAAATCTACGGAGATGAGAACAATCCTGCTTTGATTTTAGCTCTGCAGGTTTCCCCCTCCTTTTGTAAGGATTATTTTCCCAAAATTCAGGATTTAGATTTTTCCTTCTGTTTATGCAATAGCTGCCTTTCTCCACAGGATGCCAATATATTTCAGGGCACCCTTTTAGAGCTGTCCCGATTATATTTTTCTAAAAGCCAGGGGTTTGAATTTCGCTGTATCAGCCTTTTAAACCTGCTATTTTATTATATTATTACAGCAGTTCCCTACAATCAGGCTGAGCCAGAGGAAAAGAACAGAATTTTAATAAGAAATCAAAGAATACAAAGAATTTCCCAGTATATCCAGGAACATTACACGGAAAAGCTGCTGCTGACACAGATGGCGGAAGCAGAAGGGCTGACTGTATCTTACTTGTCACATTTTTTTAAAGAACATTTTCACCTTTCTTTCCAGGAATATTTATCCAGCATACGCTGTGAAAAAGCCAGGCAGCTGCTGCTTTTAACAGAACATGGCCTACTGGATATTTGTTTGGAATCTGGCTTCTCAGATATTAAATACATGAATAAAGCATTTTTTAAAAAATATGGCTGCACTCCCAGGCAATACAGAAAGGATATATTAAAGGCGCCTTTGCCTGTTCAGCAAAAAACCATACTTAGCACACAAAACTTTTTTTCCGACACCACCAGTCTTGTTCTGCTAGAACAATATTTCCTAAACGCAGAAAAAATTTTAAAAGAATATTCTTTAGGAAAGGTTTTATAA
- a CDS encoding TIM barrel protein → MSKFKFSVGPWNVHPGADSYGPETRKDIAFEEKIKKFAEMGFSAIQFHDDDAVPNINDYTEEEIKQKARDLKKLLDQYGLAAEFVAPRLWMDEHTADGGFMSTSEEDREYAMWRAYRSIDIARELGCDMVVLWLAREGTLCAEAKSPVWATKMLIEAINKMLEYDPAIRICIEPKPNEPIDRSICGTMGHVMAVSAATIDPSRVGGNLESAHAILAGLDPAHEIGFAMAMGKLMTVHLNDQNGIKYDQDKSFGVENLRAAFNQVKVLKENGYGDHGEYVGLDVKAMRTTKDEDSYKHVQNSLDIFRALEAKVDKFDYEFQKKCVENRDFEGLEMYVMKLLMGIE, encoded by the coding sequence ATGTCAAAGTTTAAATTTTCAGTAGGACCGTGGAACGTACATCCGGGAGCAGATTCTTATGGACCAGAGACAAGAAAGGATATTGCATTTGAAGAAAAAATAAAGAAATTTGCTGAAATGGGTTTTTCTGCTATCCAGTTCCATGATGATGATGCAGTACCGAATATTAATGATTATACAGAAGAAGAAATTAAACAAAAAGCAAGGGATTTAAAAAAGCTGCTGGATCAATACGGCTTAGCTGCAGAATTTGTGGCCCCCAGACTTTGGATGGATGAACATACTGCAGACGGCGGATTTATGAGCACCTCAGAGGAGGACAGGGAGTACGCCATGTGGAGAGCTTACAGGTCTATTGATATTGCAAGGGAATTAGGCTGCGATATGGTAGTGCTGTGGCTGGCAAGAGAAGGCACCCTTTGCGCCGAGGCAAAATCTCCTGTGTGGGCTACGAAGATGCTGATTGAAGCCATTAATAAAATGCTGGAGTATGATCCTGCAATTCGTATTTGTATTGAACCAAAGCCAAACGAGCCCATTGACAGAAGCATCTGCGGAACCATGGGACATGTAATGGCTGTTTCTGCGGCTACTATTGATCCCAGCCGGGTGGGAGGAAACTTAGAAAGCGCCCATGCAATTTTAGCCGGCTTAGACCCGGCCCATGAAATCGGTTTTGCTATGGCTATGGGCAAGCTGATGACAGTTCATTTAAATGATCAAAATGGCATTAAATATGACCAGGATAAATCTTTTGGCGTGGAAAATCTCAGGGCGGCCTTTAACCAGGTAAAGGTATTAAAGGAAAACGGCTACGGAGATCACGGAGAGTACGTAGGCCTGGATGTAAAAGCTATGAGAACAACAAAGGACGAGGACAGCTATAAGCATGTGCAGAACAGCCTAGATATTTTCAGAGCATTGGAGGCTAAGGTAGATAAATTTGATTACGAGTTCCAGAAGAAGTGTGTAGAGAACAGAGACTTTGAAGGTCTGGAAATGTACGTAATGAAGCTGCTTATGGGAATTGAGTAG
- a CDS encoding iron-containing alcohol dehydrogenase yields the protein MARFTLPRDLYHGKDALEALKTLKGKKAIVVVGGGSMKRFGFLDKVEAYLKEAGMEVKLFEGVEPDPSVDTVMKGAAVMREFEPDWIVSIGGGSPIDAAKAMWAFYEYPDVTFEDLCIPFNFPTLRTKAKFCAIPSTSGTATEVTAFSVITDYNKGIKYPLADFNITPDVAIVDPDLAETMPKKLTAHTGMDAMTHAIEAYVSTLHCDYTDPLALHAIEMISQDLIPSYNGDMEARDRMHNAQCLAGMAFSNALLGIVHSMAHKTGAAYTGGHIVHGCANAMYLPKVIKFNAKEPEAAKRYAKIAKFLGLAGETDDQLVDALIAHIKKMNAALDIPTCIKEYEGGIIDEKEFMEKLPQVAELAVGDACTGSNPRSINPEQMAKLLKCCYFDEEVDF from the coding sequence ATGGCAAGATTTACATTACCAAGAGATTTATATCACGGCAAAGATGCATTAGAAGCTTTAAAGACTTTAAAAGGCAAAAAAGCCATTGTAGTTGTAGGCGGCGGTTCCATGAAACGTTTCGGCTTCCTGGATAAGGTAGAGGCATACTTAAAAGAAGCCGGAATGGAAGTAAAATTATTTGAAGGCGTAGAGCCGGACCCATCTGTAGATACTGTTATGAAGGGCGCTGCAGTTATGCGTGAATTTGAGCCGGACTGGATCGTATCTATCGGCGGCGGTTCACCTATTGACGCTGCAAAAGCTATGTGGGCATTTTATGAGTATCCGGACGTTACATTTGAAGATCTGTGCATCCCATTTAACTTCCCGACTCTGCGTACAAAAGCAAAATTCTGTGCAATTCCTTCTACATCAGGTACAGCTACAGAAGTAACTGCATTCTCTGTTATTACAGATTACAACAAGGGTATTAAATATCCTTTAGCTGACTTTAATATTACACCAGACGTAGCTATTGTAGACCCAGATCTGGCAGAGACTATGCCTAAAAAACTGACAGCTCACACAGGTATGGACGCTATGACTCATGCAATTGAAGCATATGTTTCCACACTTCACTGTGATTATACAGACCCGTTGGCTCTTCATGCAATTGAAATGATCAGCCAGGATTTAATTCCTTCTTACAACGGAGATATGGAAGCCAGAGACAGAATGCACAACGCACAGTGCCTGGCAGGTATGGCCTTCTCCAACGCTTTATTAGGAATTGTACATTCTATGGCTCATAAAACAGGAGCAGCATATACAGGCGGACATATTGTACACGGCTGTGCAAACGCAATGTACCTTCCAAAAGTAATCAAATTCAATGCAAAAGAGCCAGAGGCAGCTAAGAGATACGCTAAGATTGCAAAGTTCCTTGGCCTGGCAGGAGAAACTGACGACCAGTTAGTTGACGCTTTAATCGCTCATATTAAGAAAATGAACGCAGCTTTGGATATTCCAACCTGCATTAAAGAGTATGAAGGCGGAATTATTGACGAAAAAGAATTTATGGAAAAGCTTCCACAGGTTGCAGAGCTGGCAGTAGGAGATGCCTGCACAGGCTCCAACCCAAGAAGCATTAATCCAGAGCAGATGGCAAAGCTGCTGAAATGCTGCTACTTTGATGAAGAAGTAGACTTTTAA
- a CDS encoding MBL fold metallo-hydrolase codes for MINHIYDVSGDLPGNVFLIKGEKNFLFDTGMACCGEKMAERTEEALKGEKLDYVFLTHSHYDHVSGLPFLRRKWPDLTVYTAPHGKGVLEKESALAAIRRMNLAGAKVQNMKEPAYEEWELRADKTLTDGQSVDLGSWQVTAVETPGHTRDCLSYLVKRRGCEKALLMCCETAGVYAGEAGFMPCFLVGYTSAIQSIEKMKGLGAQLILLSHYGIISLQQSPDIWEKCLEDAKKAKSVMEKAVLSNMTEEEQIKAMAEVFWTEPVWPYQPFDAFAANMKAMLKTVRQETLGRNF; via the coding sequence ATGATAAATCATATATATGACGTAAGCGGAGATCTTCCGGGAAATGTATTTCTGATTAAGGGGGAAAAAAACTTCCTTTTTGACACAGGCATGGCCTGCTGCGGGGAGAAAATGGCAGAACGCACAGAGGAGGCTTTAAAGGGAGAGAAGCTGGACTATGTATTTCTTACCCATTCTCACTATGATCACGTTTCCGGCCTCCCTTTTTTAAGAAGAAAATGGCCTGACTTAACAGTATATACGGCGCCTCACGGAAAAGGGGTTCTGGAAAAGGAATCTGCTTTGGCGGCTATCCGCCGTATGAATCTGGCGGGAGCAAAAGTTCAGAATATGAAAGAGCCTGCTTATGAGGAGTGGGAATTAAGGGCTGATAAAACATTGACTGACGGCCAGTCTGTAGATTTGGGGAGCTGGCAGGTTACAGCAGTAGAAACGCCGGGCCACACCAGGGACTGCCTTTCGTATTTAGTGAAAAGAAGGGGCTGTGAAAAAGCCTTGCTTATGTGCTGTGAAACTGCAGGGGTCTACGCAGGAGAAGCAGGCTTTATGCCTTGCTTTTTAGTTGGATATACCAGCGCCATTCAGTCTATAGAAAAGATGAAAGGCCTGGGAGCCCAGTTGATTTTGCTTTCCCACTACGGCATAATATCTTTACAGCAAAGCCCTGATATTTGGGAAAAATGTCTGGAGGACGCAAAAAAGGCTAAGTCTGTAATGGAAAAGGCGGTTCTTTCCAATATGACTGAGGAGGAGCAAATAAAGGCTATGGCGGAAGTTTTCTGGACAGAGCCGGTGTGGCCGTACCAGCCTTTTGACGCCTTTGCAGCTAATATGAAAGCTATGCTGAAAACTGTAAGACAGGAGACGTTGGGGAGGAATTTTTAA
- a CDS encoding sulfide/dihydroorotate dehydrogenase-like FAD/NAD-binding protein codes for MFPIVKAEKLADKIYLMDVKAPRVAKACQPGEFVIVKMDEKGERIPLTICDFNRERGTVTIVFQTVGASTLKMADLKEGDVFQDFVGPLGNASDFVKEDIEELKKKKYLFVAGGVGTAPVYPQVKWFHENGIQADVIMGAKNKELVILEDMMREVAGNLYVTTDDGSNGRKGMVTDVVKELVAAGNHYDVCVAIGPMIMMKFVCLLTKELGISTIVSMNPVMVDGTGMCGACRLTVGDKVKFACVDGPEFDGHLINFDEAMKRQQMYKTEEGRAMLKAQEGETHHGGCGHCGGDK; via the coding sequence ATGTTTCCAATCGTAAAGGCAGAAAAGCTTGCCGATAAGATTTACCTGATGGACGTAAAAGCCCCACGCGTGGCAAAAGCGTGCCAGCCAGGAGAGTTTGTAATTGTAAAAATGGATGAAAAGGGAGAAAGAATTCCTTTAACAATCTGTGATTTTAATAGGGAAAGGGGAACTGTCACTATTGTATTCCAGACAGTAGGAGCCTCCACCCTGAAAATGGCTGATTTAAAGGAGGGAGACGTATTCCAGGATTTTGTAGGTCCTTTGGGAAATGCCTCTGACTTTGTAAAGGAAGATATAGAAGAATTAAAAAAGAAAAAATATTTGTTTGTGGCCGGAGGAGTTGGAACAGCTCCTGTATATCCTCAGGTAAAGTGGTTCCATGAAAACGGCATCCAGGCAGATGTAATTATGGGAGCAAAGAATAAAGAGCTGGTGATTCTGGAAGACATGATGAGGGAAGTAGCCGGAAATCTTTATGTGACTACAGACGACGGTTCTAATGGCAGAAAAGGCATGGTTACAGACGTGGTGAAGGAGCTGGTGGCAGCTGGAAATCACTATGACGTGTGCGTGGCTATCGGACCTATGATTATGATGAAATTTGTCTGTCTGCTGACAAAGGAATTAGGGATTTCTACAATTGTCAGCATGAACCCGGTTATGGTAGACGGCACAGGAATGTGCGGAGCCTGCCGCCTTACTGTAGGAGATAAGGTGAAATTTGCCTGTGTAGACGGACCGGAGTTTGACGGACACCTGATTAACTTTGACGAGGCTATGAAAAGGCAGCAGATGTATAAGACAGAGGAAGGCCGCGCCATGCTGAAGGCCCAGGAGGGGGAAACCCACCACGGCGGCTGCGGACATTGCGGAGGTGATAAATAA
- the gltA gene encoding NADPH-dependent glutamate synthase: protein MDVLKKVPVREQDPKVRAANFEEVCLGYNKEEAMEEAKRCLNCKNAKCVGGCPVSINIPGFIKEVAQGNFEEAAKIIAESSALPAVCGRVCPQETQCEGVCIRGIKGEAVSIGKLERFVADWSRENGFVPAKPEKTNGKKVAVIGSGPSGLTCAGDLAKMGYEVTIFEALHEPGGVLTYGIPEFRLPKETVVRTEIDNVRKLGVKIETDVVIGKSVTIDELMSEEGFQAVFIGSGAGLPKFMGIPGENANGVFSANEYLTRSNLMKAFRDDYDTPIAAGKKVCVVGGGNVAMDAARTALRLGADVHVVYRRSEAELPARVEEVHHAKEEGIIFNLLTNPVEILTDDNGWVKGMVVRKMELGEPDASGRRRPVEVAGSDFTIDCDTVIMSLGTSPNPLISNTTEGLEINKWKCIIAEENNGQTTKEGVYAGGDAVTGAATVILAMEAGRAGARGIDEFLSGK, encoded by the coding sequence ATGGACGTTTTAAAGAAAGTACCAGTAAGAGAACAAGACCCTAAGGTAAGAGCCGCAAACTTTGAAGAGGTGTGCTTAGGTTATAATAAAGAAGAGGCAATGGAAGAGGCAAAGCGGTGCCTGAATTGTAAAAATGCAAAATGTGTAGGCGGCTGCCCTGTATCTATTAATATTCCCGGGTTTATTAAGGAAGTAGCTCAGGGGAATTTTGAGGAAGCGGCAAAGATCATTGCAGAATCATCTGCTCTGCCTGCAGTTTGCGGCCGTGTATGTCCTCAGGAAACACAGTGCGAGGGCGTGTGCATCCGCGGAATTAAGGGCGAGGCAGTTTCTATTGGAAAGCTGGAGCGTTTTGTGGCGGACTGGTCCAGAGAAAACGGATTTGTGCCGGCAAAACCTGAAAAGACAAACGGCAAAAAGGTAGCTGTTATTGGTTCCGGCCCTTCTGGACTTACATGTGCGGGAGACCTGGCTAAAATGGGCTATGAGGTTACTATTTTCGAGGCTCTTCACGAACCCGGAGGAGTGCTTACATATGGTATTCCAGAGTTCCGTCTGCCAAAGGAAACTGTTGTGCGCACAGAAATTGACAATGTTAGAAAGCTGGGAGTAAAAATTGAGACTGACGTAGTAATTGGAAAGTCTGTTACGATTGACGAGCTGATGAGCGAAGAAGGTTTCCAGGCTGTATTTATTGGCTCCGGCGCAGGACTTCCAAAATTCATGGGAATTCCAGGAGAAAACGCCAACGGCGTATTTTCAGCTAACGAGTATCTGACAAGAAGCAACCTGATGAAGGCCTTTAGAGACGACTACGACACACCTATTGCCGCAGGGAAAAAGGTATGTGTTGTAGGCGGAGGAAACGTTGCTATGGACGCCGCCAGAACAGCTCTTCGTCTGGGCGCGGACGTACATGTTGTGTACAGAAGAAGCGAGGCAGAGCTGCCTGCCCGTGTGGAGGAGGTTCACCATGCAAAGGAGGAAGGCATTATTTTTAATCTGCTTACAAATCCAGTGGAGATTCTTACAGATGACAACGGCTGGGTAAAAGGCATGGTAGTGAGAAAAATGGAGCTGGGAGAGCCGGATGCTTCCGGAAGAAGAAGACCGGTAGAGGTAGCTGGTTCCGACTTTACCATTGACTGCGATACAGTGATTATGTCCCTTGGAACATCGCCTAACCCATTGATTTCCAACACTACAGAAGGTTTGGAGATTAATAAATGGAAATGTATTATTGCTGAAGAAAATAACGGACAGACAACAAAAGAGGGAGTTTATGCAGGAGGAGACGCCGTAACAGGCGCGGCAACTGTAATTTTGGCTATGGAAGCAGGAAGAGCAGGAGCCAGAGGCATCGACGAATTTTTGTCTGGAAAATAA